GCCTTCACCGAGCCTGGAGGGCGTGCTGATTGATGTTCCAGCCGCTGGCAATGAAGTGCTGCCACATGTGGCGAATGCTGCCGCCTTCGTCCCGGTTGTCCATGCGGCGACGGCGCCACCGGCCTCAGCGTCAGCCGGGTCAATGACACTCGCAGTGCATGTGCGCCTGTCCAACGGTGTCGAGCTCCAGTTCGGAAAGGCCATCGCGACGATCGACGAGCTGACGACGCTGATTCAGATCCTGGGGAGGATGCCGTGTTCCGGTTCGACGAAAAACTGAGCGTATATTTACATCGCGATCCGGTTGACTTCCGGTACGGCATGAACAGCCTGTCGATTCTCGTTGAACAGGCGATGCACCTGAATCCAATGGACTCCTCGCTTTACATCTTCGGGAACCGGCGTCGAGACAGAATCAAGATTCTTTGCTGGGATGGTAGCGGCTTCTGGCTTATGACGAAACGCCTTGAGGCAAGCCATTTTATCTGGCCCGACAACAAGGCCGAGGTCGTGACGATGACGACCAGCGTGTTGCATGCCCTGCTCGACGGCGATGACATCACGACGGTCCGTCGACATCCGAGGCAGCAATATCGGCGTGTGAGCTGAACAACCCGCCGGCATACATGGTCTAATCCAGCATGCCGGTCAACGTCACGATCACCGCCGAGGAACTGATAGCGCTACTCGCCGAGCGCGATGCGGCTCGGGCATTGCGGGAGGAGCAGGAAGCGTTACGCGGTGCCCTACGACTCGTGACAGCGGAACGCGACCTTGCCGAAGAGCGCCTGCGGGCTTACCGTCAGGAGTTGTTCGGCGTAAAGAGCGAAGCCCGAGGTTCCGATCAGCTCGGCTTGTTCAATGAAGCAGAAGTGCTCGGTGCCGGGCGCATGCCCGCCCAGGAAGACTCGCCGGAGTCGACGGTCTCAGCACACACGCGCAAGAAACGCGGCCATCGCAAGCCGCTCGATCCCAACCTGCCGCGCGACGTTGTGCGGCACGAATTGCCCGAAGCCGAGCGCTTCTGCATGAACGACGGACATGCGCTCGTCGAGTTCGGCGTGGAGATCAGCGAACAGCTCGACGTCATTCCGGAGCAGCTTCGCGTGATCCAGCACCAGCGCGTCAAGTATGCCTGCCCGTGCTGCGATCTCGGTATCAAGGTCACGCCGGCGCCGGCACGCATCATCCCTCGTGGGCTGTTGGGCGAATCGGCGCTCGCGTGGATCGCCACCGGCAAGTATCAGTTCGGCATGCCTCTGTATCGCCAGGCTGGCTTGCTGCGTCGATTCGGCGGCGACATCTCGTCGAACACGATCGCGGCCAGCATGGTCCGCGTCGGTCTCGCGTCGCAGCCCGTGATCAACCTGCTGCGCGACGCGCTGCTTGACGCCGGGCTGATCTATTGCGACGAGACGACGCTGCAGGTGCTGAAAGAAGAAGGCCGCCGGCCAAAAACGACGAGCTACCTGTGGGCGCAAATGACGGGTTCGGGTGTGCCGATCCGTTGCTTCACTTATACACCCGGGCGCGGTACAAAACTGGCCGACAGGCTGTTCACTGGAATCCGGTCAGGCGCGGTCATGATGACCGACGGCTACGAACCCTACAACGATATCGCCAGGCGCTACGAGCTCGTGCACCTTGGGTGTTGGGTTCACGTGAGACGGTACTTCGTCAAGGCAGAAGACAGCGTGCCCAAGGCGGCACGAACCCACGACCTTCTTGCGACGCGCTTCATCAAATTGATCGGCAGGCTGTTTGCCGCCGAAGTGCGTAGCGAGACGTGGTCTGCACAGCGACGGCAGCGGTTGCGACGGCGATACAGCGCACGTGTGCTCGACGCGATCCACGCGCTGATGCTCGAGCAGTCGCACGGTGTCGTACCGAAAAGCCTTCTTGGCAAAGGACTGACTTACCTACGTGCGCAGTGGCCAAAGCTGATCCGTTACATCGAGAACGGCGATTGGCCCGTTAGCAACAATGCTTGTGAAAATGCGATTCGCCCATTCTGCGTGGGACGCCGCTCTTGGCTGTTCAGCGACACTGTTGATGGCGCGAACGCAAGTGCCAATCTTTATACCTTGGTCGAAACGGCAAAGGCCAACGGTATCGATCCCTACCGCTACCTCACGTGGCTGTTCCAGCGTCTGCCTCTAGCGAAGACGGCAGATGACTACGAAGCGTTGCTGCCTTGGCGCATGCCCGTCGATCTCCGCTGATCCGTACCAATTCCCAGTACCCCGCGCCGTCAACTGCATCACTCTGAGGGGCGTCGTTCACGGACCGCATACGATCAAATGAAGGCGACACGCACAGTCAGCGAATCCGGCGGGCTGCCGACCCGTCACATTGATGCATTTCTCGATCGTCTACGGGCGGCACACTATTCCGAGGTAACGCTTCGCAAGAAACGGCGGGTCCTGTGTGCGTTCTCTCGGTGGATGAAGAACAGGAACATCGACCTGGTTGACCTCAATGAGTCTGCCGCGACTCGTTTCATGAAGCGCCTGAGCGACGCCCCACGAGACCGAGTCCAGTGCGAGCGTGCCGCATTACAGTCGTTCCTTGCCTATCTGCGTGGCGAAGCCATCGTGCGCTCGCCTCCGTTGGGCGACCAATCCGCGATCACGCGCATCTATGACCGGTACCTGGACTATCTGAGGCGGGATCGCGGACTGGCGAACAACTCGGTGCTCGTCTACGGGCCCTTCATTCGAGACTTCCTCCACAGTCAGGACGCTGGCGACGGCTGCATACTGCCCAACGCATTTGACGCGATAACGATCCGAAACCACCTTGTTGCCCGCAGCAAAGGCCGATCGGCGGAGTACACGCGGCTGATGGCGGTGTCCCTTCGCTCGTTTTGCCACTTCCTCTTTCTGCATGGAAGCACGCCGCGTGACCTTTATGAGTCGGTGCCTTCGGTTCGCAAGTGGCAACAGTCAGCGGTGCCGACATTCCTCACGCCTGAGCAGGAGGAAGCCCTCATTGCCACTGCGGACCGGTCCACTCCACGTGGGTGCCGCGACTATGCCGTCCTGCTGTTGTTGGCTCGGTTGGGGTTGCGTTCCGGAGAGATCGTCGCACTTGAACTAGGCGATATCCACTGGCGCTCCGGTGAACTTGTCGTTCATGGCAAGGGGCAAATGGTGGAGCATGTCCCGCTAACTTCCGAGGTCGGAGACGCGATCGCAACCTACCTTCGCGACGCTCGTGGAGTGAGCGCATCGCGACGGGTATTCCTCCGCATGTGGGCACCGCGCGTTGGTCTGGCAGGACCGGCGGCGATTGGCCACATCGTTCGTCTGGCCTTCGCGCGTGCCGGGTTTCGCCCCGCGTGTCGCGGCGCGGCACATCTGTTTCGTCACAGTCTGGCGACAACGATGATTCGTCATGGTGCGTCGATGGCGGAAATCGCCGAGGTGTTGCGGCACCGCTCACAAGTCAGTACCGCGATCTACGCAAAGGTTGCGTTTGAGGACCTGCGCGGGGTAGCGCGCGCATGGCCCACGGCAGGAGGTGCAATATGACTGCGATCCGTGACTCCCTTACTCGGTACGTGGCGGTCCGCCGGGCTCTGGGGGCGTCATTCTATGAACCTGCATTGGCACTCGGTCATTTCGTTGATCTTCTGGAACACGAAGGTGCCGAGTTCATTACCATCGATCTGGCTCTGCGCTGGGCGACGACGCCCGTATCCGTCGAACGCGCGACCTGGGGGCGGCGCCTCTCAGCGGTGAGAGGATTTGCCAGGTGGATGAACACCGTCGACGGCCGAAACGAGATTCCTCCGGCAGGACTCCTGAGTGCCCGTCGACGGCGCAACGCGCCGCATATTTACACGGAACAGGAAATCAACCTGCTCATGATCCGGGCTGCGCAGCTACGCTCGCGCACTGGCATGCGAGCACTGACCTATTCGACGCTTATCGGGCTTCTCGTAGCGACCGGCCTTAGGCCCGGTGAAGCGCTTCGACTCGACCGGTCCGACGTTGACCTCGTTAGCGGGATACTCTCCATCCGAGAATCGAAGTTCGGCAAATCGCGCTTTGTACCCGTAGAAGAGTCGACCCGCGCCGCACTCGAACGTTATGCTCAGAGTCGAGACCGACTCTGCCCACAGCGGTTGAGTGAGGCGTTCCTGGTTGGTGAGCGCGGTGTGAGGTTGAAGGCCGGCACTGTCCGAAGCATGTTCGTCAGAATGTCGCGCGCCGTCGGCCTGCGGCCAGCGACAGAGGATGGTCGCGATGGTTACGGCCCGCGGCTCCAGGACTTTCGACATAGTTTCGCGACTGGAAGGATGGTCGAATGGTATCGCGCTGAATCGGACGTGAACCGGCAGTTACCGAAACTTGCCGCCTATCTCGGGCATGTCAACATTGGTCTTACGTATTGGTACATCGAAGCGGTTCCGGAATTGCTTGAGCTTGCGGCAGGCTATCTCGGCAGAAACCCTCCGGGAGACCAGTCATGAGCGCCGCCGGCCTTCCATCCCTCGTCCAGCGTTTCTTTACCCAGCGCTTGCTCGAGCAGCAAGGGCTGAGTTCGCACACGGTGGCGAGTTACCGCGACACGTTCCGGTTGCTGCTGGCGTTCGCCACGAAGCATGTGGGACGCGTGCCTTCGAAACTGCGGATCGAAGACTTCGACGTGTCGTTGATCGAGGAATTCCTTCAGCACCTTGAACAAGCCAGGGGCAATTCGGTGCGGACACGCAACACACGCCTCGCAGCTGTACATGCCTTCTTCCGGTTCGTTGCGGTTAGCGAGCCTGCGCTGTTCCTGCAGTGTCAGCGCATCCTTGCAATTCCATCCAAACGCTGTGAACATGGTCCCGTCGAGTTCCTGACAGAGAGCGAGGCCGCAGCGCTAGTAGCGGCACCTGATGTGCGAACATGGATCGGCAACCGCGACCGAGCGCTGCTTCTTGTAGCGGTTCAAACGGGTCTGCGGAATAGCGAATTGACCTCTCTCAGGCGTCAGGATGTGGTGCTCGGTACAGGCGCCCACGTCCGTTGCCTCGGCAAAGGCCGAAAGATGCGATGCACTCCGCTTCGGCCGGACGTCGTCGCGGTGATGAAAGCATGGCTACGCTATCAACCTGGCGAGCCCGATGATCCGGTATTCCCCAGTTCACGCGGTGGCCGTCTTAGCGCTGACGCACTTCAGCGGCTTGTGTCACGCAACGTCGCAATCGCCTGTCACTCGTGCCCCTCGCTGAAGGACAAATCAGTAACTCCCCACACGCTTCGGCACGGAGCCGCGATGAGCCTGTTACATCACGGCGTAGACCTGTCCGTGATCGCGCTCTGGCTCGGCCACGAATCATCGGAGACGACCCAGATTTACTTGCACGCCGACATGCGGCTTAAGGAGCGCGCAATGGCGCGCGCCAATGCGAGCGGAGTCGCGCCGACGCGTTACAGACCTCCCGACCCCTTGCTGGCCTTCCTGGAGGGTCTTTGATAATGCCGACAATCCGAGCGACGCGGAACAGGGATCCGCCCAACTGCTGGGCCCGTGGAACCATGACGCGGCATAATCGGGGAGTCGGCATAACTGGGTCGAAAATCAGATACGTCCTTGGGCTATCGGCAGGTCTTATGTGCACTTGCGGATTATGCTGAGCGAGAGTAGCGGCCCCCGAATCGTCGGGGAGTCCGCCACGCACGACTGGACATAATCAAAGCGCCTCCAGGAACTTCAGCAGCGTATCCGGTGGCCGGTAGCGGGAGCGATGGGTTTTCAGTGGAGCGATGGCTGCCAGGGCGCGCTCTTTCATTGCCAGATCCGCTTCGACGTATCCGTGTGTTGTTGATGGACTCTCATGTCCAAGCCAAAGTGCAATGACCGTGATGTCGACGCCAGACTGCAGCAGGTGCATTGCGGTCGTATGTCGAAGCGTATGCGGCGAAACCGATCGTCCGAGCAACGACGGACAGCCTGTCGCTGCTGCGTTTGCAGCGATGGCGATCCTTTCTGCAACGTTAGACCGCGTCATCGGCCTTCCCCAGCGATTGGGTAGCAACGCTTGATCGGTGCGCAGACCTGCAAAATCGATCCAGCGTCGAACCTCAACGGCCGTATCTCTCCATAGCGGTACGGTCCGTTGTTTCCGGCCTTTCCCGTGCAAGCTCACGCTCGGAGTGACGTCAAGCTCTACATCATCGACACGGATACCAATCAGTTCTGAAACTCGCGCCCCAGTGTTGTAAAGCACTTTGAGTAGCGCTCTGTCGCGTCTGCCAGACCAGGTCTCACTATCGGGGGCGTCCAACAGAGCCTTTGCTTCGCCACGGGAGAGAAACCCCAGCATCGGCTTGTCGGATCGCTTCATCGGAATGGCCAGAATACGCTGAGCGATAAACAGGGCTGGAGGGCACTGGGACGCCACGTATTGCGCAAACCCGCGTATTGCAGCGAGCCTCGCATTGCGGCTTCGTATGGTGTTGTGGCGCTCTTGCTCGAGATAGGTCAGAAATCCGACGATGAGATCCGCGTCGATGTCGTGCAACGTGAGCTGCGCAACTGATTTACGGTATTGATCTTCTGCATAGCCAAGTAGAAGGCGGAATGCATCGCGATAGGCGGCGACAGTTCTAGGACTTGCAGCTTGTTGCTGCAGCAGACGCTCGGTGAAGAAGCGCTGGATCAACGCGGCAAATTCAGAAGGTTGAGTCAGGGTATTCATGCCGGGACTCCTTCGGCGTAACGTTCGAAGCGATCGGCCGCGATGGCCATCAGCTCAGGGATGCCTGTAAAGTACCAGTACGTATCGACTACCTTGGCATGCCCCACATAGATCGACAGTGCCGACAGACATCGCTCTATGTCCGCTTCCTCCCTGTAGAAGCGTAATGCGCTATGCACGATGAAGGTGTGCCGAAGATCGTGCAGCCGATGATGACGATAGTCGCCTCGAGGTTTCCAGCCGAGCCGCCGCTCGCAGATCGCGCGCAACGCGTATAACGCCTGTCGTTGAGTCACCCGTTGACCGTCGTCGCGCAGAAAGAAACGATCTGAACGGCGGCTGGAAATGATTTGGTCCCGCAGGTCGATATATTCGAGTAGCTGTCTTGAGACCGTTGCATGCATGGCAACATAGCGACGCTGATGGAATTTGCTGTCGCGGATGTCGAGTACACCGGCTTGAAGATCGACATCAGCGTCGGTCAGGTGGAGTGCTTCGGAGATTCGCAACCCTGTTGTCGCTAGCAAACCGAACAGCACACAGCACGTTGGCGCGCGCAAACCACCGGCTGGCCCAAGAAGTTTGGCTTCGGACAGCAACATCCGGATCTCCAGTTCGGTAAAGATGTGTGGCACGAGTCGACGGTGTCCACGACCCAGCAGATTCCTCGGCGGTATGACCGTATCGGGATCTGTACGCATGTGAAACCTAGCGAAGCCGCGCAGTGTTTCGATGCGGCGAGCCCAACCTATCTCAGAGGCGCGCGTTGAATCGCGGGCCCAGTCCGCTGCAAGACTAGGTGTCAGATGCCTTGCACCACGCTGATCAGCGAAACGTGCGAAAGATTCGAGCTGCTTGCCATCGATTGCAAGTTCGAACCCAAAACTGCGTCGATACTCAAGATACGCCACCACACGGGAGCCCCAGTCGTCAGTGACGTTCATGATGTGCTCCCCGGCCAGGACAGGGCAACCTCCCGCAGGCGCTCAATATCCACACGGGCGTAGACGCGGGCCGTGTTCAAGCTCCGATGCCTCAGCAGATCAGCGATTTCCTTGATCGAAACGTTCGCCCTTTGCAAGCGGGTAGCGGTTGACCTCCGAAGCACGTGCGTGTTGCAGAATTGGTCATCCAGGTTGCAGCGTGCGAATGCCCGGTTCATTGCATTGCGAATCGCGGCGACACTTAACGGAACGCCGAACGGAGCGCGGTGACGCACGAAAACAGACCGGCTGTCCGTCTGCGGGCGTCCCTCGCGCAAGTACCTGGCTAGAGCAGCACCAGCCTGCTCTGGCAACGGCATGCGTTGCGCACGGTGGCTCTTGGTGTGCTGTAACGTCACGATGCCACGTCGCCAGTCTATGGAGTCCAGCGTCAGGTGTGTGGCCTCATCTCCGCGCAGGCCAAGATCGAGAATGCAGCGAGCTATGGCGTAATCGCGCATGCCGGATGC
The DNA window shown above is from Paraburkholderia youngii and carries:
- a CDS encoding transposase, with amino-acid sequence MTEKKDLRSRLVIGQKRDGRREYDNEARDELVRLCLMPGVSIARTAIEYDINPNLLRTWVTQYQQRHADTKQPSPSLEGVLIDVPAAGNEVLPHVANAAAFVPVVHAATAPPASASAGSMTLAVHVRLSNGVELQFGKAIATIDELTTLIQILGRMPCSGSTKN
- the tnpB gene encoding IS66 family insertion sequence element accessory protein TnpB (TnpB, as the term is used for proteins encoded by IS66 family insertion elements, is considered an accessory protein, since TnpC, encoded by a neighboring gene, is a DDE family transposase.), with protein sequence MFRFDEKLSVYLHRDPVDFRYGMNSLSILVEQAMHLNPMDSSLYIFGNRRRDRIKILCWDGSGFWLMTKRLEASHFIWPDNKAEVVTMTTSVLHALLDGDDITTVRRHPRQQYRRVS
- the tnpC gene encoding IS66 family transposase, with protein sequence MPVNVTITAEELIALLAERDAARALREEQEALRGALRLVTAERDLAEERLRAYRQELFGVKSEARGSDQLGLFNEAEVLGAGRMPAQEDSPESTVSAHTRKKRGHRKPLDPNLPRDVVRHELPEAERFCMNDGHALVEFGVEISEQLDVIPEQLRVIQHQRVKYACPCCDLGIKVTPAPARIIPRGLLGESALAWIATGKYQFGMPLYRQAGLLRRFGGDISSNTIAASMVRVGLASQPVINLLRDALLDAGLIYCDETTLQVLKEEGRRPKTTSYLWAQMTGSGVPIRCFTYTPGRGTKLADRLFTGIRSGAVMMTDGYEPYNDIARRYELVHLGCWVHVRRYFVKAEDSVPKAARTHDLLATRFIKLIGRLFAAEVRSETWSAQRRQRLRRRYSARVLDAIHALMLEQSHGVVPKSLLGKGLTYLRAQWPKLIRYIENGDWPVSNNACENAIRPFCVGRRSWLFSDTVDGANASANLYTLVETAKANGIDPYRYLTWLFQRLPLAKTADDYEALLPWRMPVDLR
- a CDS encoding site-specific integrase — protein: MKATRTVSESGGLPTRHIDAFLDRLRAAHYSEVTLRKKRRVLCAFSRWMKNRNIDLVDLNESAATRFMKRLSDAPRDRVQCERAALQSFLAYLRGEAIVRSPPLGDQSAITRIYDRYLDYLRRDRGLANNSVLVYGPFIRDFLHSQDAGDGCILPNAFDAITIRNHLVARSKGRSAEYTRLMAVSLRSFCHFLFLHGSTPRDLYESVPSVRKWQQSAVPTFLTPEQEEALIATADRSTPRGCRDYAVLLLLARLGLRSGEIVALELGDIHWRSGELVVHGKGQMVEHVPLTSEVGDAIATYLRDARGVSASRRVFLRMWAPRVGLAGPAAIGHIVRLAFARAGFRPACRGAAHLFRHSLATTMIRHGASMAEIAEVLRHRSQVSTAIYAKVAFEDLRGVARAWPTAGGAI
- a CDS encoding tyrosine-type recombinase/integrase, whose translation is MTAIRDSLTRYVAVRRALGASFYEPALALGHFVDLLEHEGAEFITIDLALRWATTPVSVERATWGRRLSAVRGFARWMNTVDGRNEIPPAGLLSARRRRNAPHIYTEQEINLLMIRAAQLRSRTGMRALTYSTLIGLLVATGLRPGEALRLDRSDVDLVSGILSIRESKFGKSRFVPVEESTRAALERYAQSRDRLCPQRLSEAFLVGERGVRLKAGTVRSMFVRMSRAVGLRPATEDGRDGYGPRLQDFRHSFATGRMVEWYRAESDVNRQLPKLAAYLGHVNIGLTYWYIEAVPELLELAAGYLGRNPPGDQS
- a CDS encoding tyrosine-type recombinase/integrase, with translation MSAAGLPSLVQRFFTQRLLEQQGLSSHTVASYRDTFRLLLAFATKHVGRVPSKLRIEDFDVSLIEEFLQHLEQARGNSVRTRNTRLAAVHAFFRFVAVSEPALFLQCQRILAIPSKRCEHGPVEFLTESEAAALVAAPDVRTWIGNRDRALLLVAVQTGLRNSELTSLRRQDVVLGTGAHVRCLGKGRKMRCTPLRPDVVAVMKAWLRYQPGEPDDPVFPSSRGGRLSADALQRLVSRNVAIACHSCPSLKDKSVTPHTLRHGAAMSLLHHGVDLSVIALWLGHESSETTQIYLHADMRLKERAMARANASGVAPTRYRPPDPLLAFLEGL
- a CDS encoding tyrosine-type recombinase/integrase, with the translated sequence MNTLTQPSEFAALIQRFFTERLLQQQAASPRTVAAYRDAFRLLLGYAEDQYRKSVAQLTLHDIDADLIVGFLTYLEQERHNTIRSRNARLAAIRGFAQYVASQCPPALFIAQRILAIPMKRSDKPMLGFLSRGEAKALLDAPDSETWSGRRDRALLKVLYNTGARVSELIGIRVDDVELDVTPSVSLHGKGRKQRTVPLWRDTAVEVRRWIDFAGLRTDQALLPNRWGRPMTRSNVAERIAIAANAAATGCPSLLGRSVSPHTLRHTTAMHLLQSGVDITVIALWLGHESPSTTHGYVEADLAMKERALAAIAPLKTHRSRYRPPDTLLKFLEAL
- a CDS encoding tyrosine-type recombinase/integrase, producing MNVTDDWGSRVVAYLEYRRSFGFELAIDGKQLESFARFADQRGARHLTPSLAADWARDSTRASEIGWARRIETLRGFARFHMRTDPDTVIPPRNLLGRGHRRLVPHIFTELEIRMLLSEAKLLGPAGGLRAPTCCVLFGLLATTGLRISEALHLTDADVDLQAGVLDIRDSKFHQRRYVAMHATVSRQLLEYIDLRDQIISSRRSDRFFLRDDGQRVTQRQALYALRAICERRLGWKPRGDYRHHRLHDLRHTFIVHSALRFYREEADIERCLSALSIYVGHAKVVDTYWYFTGIPELMAIAADRFERYAEGVPA
- a CDS encoding site-specific integrase yields the protein MRAALHHLLALPFFADAVPTTAPDPIARELHKFHEFLRDTCGLARSTCVYRVRHLEAFFASCTLNESAESLILTIPAVEAFLTGLARRHWKPSSLGVICTSLRSYLRFRALHGDDTRLALSTMPLIANWPHRNPPKVLSDIQIERFLQAFDINTASGMRDYAIARCILDLGLRGDEATHLTLDSIDWRRGIVTLQHTKSHRAQRMPLPEQAGAALARYLREGRPQTDSRSVFVRHRAPFGVPLSVAAIRNAMNRAFARCNLDDQFCNTHVLRRSTATRLQRANVSIKEIADLLRHRSLNTARVYARVDIERLREVALSWPGSTS